A section of the Marinimicrobium koreense genome encodes:
- a CDS encoding UDP-glucose dehydrogenase family protein — protein MKVTVFGTGYVGLVQGAILSEVGHDVVCVDVDAKKVERLKNGEIPIYEPGLEPLVTENYAAGRLHFTTDAAEAVKHGDLQFIAVGTPPDEDGSADLKYVLAVAETIATHMEKRQVIIDKSTVPVGTADKVKAKVAETLEKRGRTDLEFAVVSNPEFLKEGSAVADCMKPDRIIIGTDDDYAEEVMRELYAPFNRNHDKVMIMDVRSAELTKYAANCMLATKISFINEIANLAELLGADIEAVRQGIGSDPRIGYQFIYPGVGYGGSCFPKDVQALIRTADDINFDAKVLKSVEARNNEQKTTLFQKINKHYGGDLKGKTFAVWGLSFKPNTDDMREAPARVLMEALWAAGATVQAYDPEAMEETQRIYGTRDDLSLCGTKESTLKGADALVIVTEWQAFRAPDFDLIKQQLAQPLVFDGRNLFDPKRMVKKGFTYYSVGRPS, from the coding sequence ATGAAAGTTACCGTATTTGGCACCGGCTACGTCGGTCTGGTGCAAGGCGCCATCCTCTCCGAAGTCGGCCATGACGTGGTCTGTGTTGATGTAGACGCCAAAAAGGTCGAGCGCCTTAAAAACGGTGAAATCCCGATTTACGAACCCGGCCTGGAGCCGCTGGTGACCGAAAACTACGCCGCTGGCCGCCTGCATTTCACCACTGACGCGGCCGAGGCCGTTAAACACGGTGACCTGCAATTCATCGCTGTAGGTACTCCGCCGGACGAAGACGGCTCCGCCGACCTCAAATACGTGCTGGCCGTGGCCGAGACCATTGCCACCCACATGGAAAAGCGCCAGGTCATTATCGACAAGTCCACCGTGCCCGTGGGCACTGCCGACAAGGTAAAAGCCAAAGTCGCGGAAACCCTGGAAAAGCGCGGCCGCACCGACCTCGAGTTCGCCGTGGTGTCCAACCCCGAATTCCTGAAAGAAGGCTCCGCCGTGGCCGACTGCATGAAGCCGGACCGCATTATCATCGGCACCGATGACGACTACGCCGAGGAAGTCATGCGCGAGCTGTACGCGCCGTTCAACCGTAACCATGACAAAGTCATGATCATGGACGTGCGCAGCGCCGAGCTGACCAAGTACGCCGCCAACTGCATGCTGGCCACCAAAATCAGCTTTATCAACGAAATTGCCAACCTGGCCGAATTGCTGGGTGCGGATATCGAAGCCGTGCGCCAGGGCATCGGCAGCGACCCGCGCATTGGCTACCAGTTTATCTACCCCGGCGTGGGCTACGGTGGCTCCTGCTTCCCGAAAGACGTCCAGGCCCTGATTCGCACCGCGGACGACATCAACTTTGACGCCAAAGTACTCAAGTCGGTAGAAGCGCGTAACAACGAACAGAAAACCACCCTGTTCCAGAAAATCAACAAACACTACGGCGGCGACCTGAAGGGCAAAACCTTCGCCGTCTGGGGCCTGTCGTTCAAGCCCAACACCGACGACATGCGCGAAGCCCCGGCCCGGGTGCTGATGGAAGCCCTCTGGGCCGCCGGCGCGACGGTGCAGGCTTATGATCCGGAAGCGATGGAAGAAACCCAGCGTATCTACGGCACCCGTGACGACCTGAGCCTGTGCGGCACCAAGGAAAGCACCCTCAAGGGCGCCGACGCCCTGGTGATCGTCACCGAATGGCAGGCCTTCCGCGCCCCGGATTTCGACCTCATCAAACAACAACTGGCTCAGCCGTTGGTGTTCGACGGCCGGAACCTGTTTGATCCCAAGCGGATGGTCAAAAAAGGGTTTACGTACTACTCCGTGGGCCGGCCATCGTAA